One segment of Solanum lycopersicum chromosome 1, SLM_r2.1 DNA contains the following:
- the cevi16 gene encoding peroxidase: MAYYNYNLINKMVTIIFILVLVIVDVTMVFGQGTRVGFYSSTCPRAESIVQSTVRSHFQSDPTVAPGLLRMHFHDCFVQGCDGSILISGTGTERTAPPNSNLRGFEVIDDAKQQIEAVCPGVVSCADILALAARDSVLVTKGLTWSVPTGRRDGRVSSASDTSNLPGFTESVDAQKQKFAAKGLNTQDLVTLVGGHTIGTSACQFFSYRLYNFNSTGGPDPSIDATFLSQLQALCPQNGDGSKRVALDTGSVNNFDTSYFSNLRNGRGILESDQILWTDASTKVFVQRYLGLRGFLGLRFGLEFGKSMVKMSNIEVLTGTNGEIRKVCSAFN, translated from the exons ATGGCGTATTACAATTAcaatttaatcaacaaaatggttacaattatttttattctggTGCTAGTAATTGTTGATGTGACTATGGTATTCGGCCAAGGGACTCGTGTTGGATTTTATTCCAGTACGTGCCCAAGGGCCGAATCCATAGTTCAATCAACGGTGAGGTCTCATTTTCAGTCTGATCCAACAGTGGCACCAGGATTGTTGAGAATGCACTTTCATGATTGTTTCGTACAAGGTTGTGACGGTTCCATCCTCATTTCTGGTACTGGCACTGAGAGAACAGCTCCTCCGAATTCCAATTTGAGAGGATTCGAGGTTATTGACGATGCTAAGCAGCAAATTGAAGCTGTTTGTCCTGGAGTTGTTTCATGTGCTGACATTCTTGCTCTTGCTGCTCGTGATTCCGTTCTCGTg ACTAAAGGATTGACCTGGTCTGTCCCCACGGGACGCAGAGATGGACGAGTTTCAAGCGCATCAGACACATCTAATCTGCCAGGTTTTACTGAATCTGTTGATGCTCAAAAGCAAAAGTTTGCTGCAAAGGGTCTCAACACTCAAGATCTTGTCACCCTTGTTG GTGGGCACACAATTGGAACCTCAGCATGCCAATTCTTCAGCTACAGGCTATACAATTTCAACTCCACTGGTGGCCCTGACCCTTCAATAGATGCAACCTTTCTTTCTCAGCTTCAAGCATTATGTCCACAAAACGGAGATGGCTCGAAGCGTGTGGCACTGGACACTGGAAGCGTGAACAATTTTGACACCTCGTATTTCTCTAACTTGAGGAATGGTCGGGGAATTCTGGAATCAGACCAGATATTGTGGACCGATGCTTCGACCAAGGTGTTTGTCCAAAGGTATTTAGGCCTCAGGGGATTTCTTGGATTGAGATTCGGCTTAGAATTTGGAAAGTCCATGGTTAAAATGAGCAATATTGAAGTTTTGACAGGGACTAATGGTGAAATTCGTAAAGTTTGCTCTGCATTCAACTGa
- the LOC101265180 gene encoding probable inactive receptor kinase At2g26730, translating to MGSSSLFIKYYVVLIFMMKLCTVSIAEEGSRIGYHGTERDALLAIRAEFNNPKFLQKSWNSLMCYMNNTPNWYGISCINGRVTGLVLENLGLTGKLKANALANLTQLQTLSFKNNSISGNLMNFSNNQNLKNIDLSGNSFDGEISPSLLTLHSLESLQVQNNKLNGPIPGFNQSTLKVFNVSNNNLSGEIPSTIALQKFGPSSYLGNHDLCGPPFTNTTCTTIKDNESSTPTPSDSSHNESSNSSKLSMLTPILVVINVVGIVVLLYLVIYYFRKTKKLKKMLMNKDTRLMEVDKMEISKTEITTTPTETRSVESRSLASEVELEKGKLIFLGSEINFELDDLLRASAEGLGKGNFGNCYKAMLVDGPTVVVKRLRDLKPLTNDEFVRQVRAIADIKHPNLLPILGYYHTRGEKLLLLKSAPNGSLYNRIHGGKGTRGRIPFRWSSRLSVARGIARALEHLHLNASSSQFVVPHGNLKSTNVLLDENDDVRVADFGLTSLVALPIATQRMVSYRSPEYLASKKVSKKSDIWSFGCLLLELLTGRISSHSAPPGVTGADLCSWVHRAVREEWTAEIFDTEISVQRSANSGMLKLLQTAISCCDKSPEKRPEVSELLREVESINGVVPESEDEDDLSFSLDQSMTDDSLATATPSR from the exons ATGGGTTCATCTAGTCTCTTCATCAAGTACtatgttgttttgattttcATGATGAAATTATGTACTGTGTCCATAGCCGAAGAGGGTTCTAGAATAGGCTATCATGGCACAGAAAGGGATGCTCTTTTGGCGATTCGAGCTGAATTCAACAATCCTAAATTTCTCCAAAAAAGTTGGAACAGCCTCATGTGTTACATGAATAACACTCCAAATTGGTATGGTATTAGCTGTATCAACGGTCGAGTCACTGGACTTGTGCTAGAAAATCTTGGCCTTACTGGGAAACTCAAGGCAAACGCACTTGCCAATCTCACTCAATTACAAACACTTAGCTTCAAGAACAATTCCATATCAGGGAACTTGATGAACTTCTCCAACAACCAAAATTTGAAGAACATTGATTTATCTGGTAACAGTTTTGATGGAGAAATTTCACCTTCTCTTCTAACACTTCATTCGTTAGAGTCATTGCAGGTACAGAACAACAAATTGAACGGTCCAATCCCCGGTTTTAATCAGTCAACTTTGAAAGTTTTCAATGTCTCAAACAACAATCTTTCTGGTGAAATTCCAAGCACAATAGCTCTTCAAAAATTTGGTCCATCCTCGTACTTAGGTAACCATGATTTATGTGGTCCTCCTTTTACTAACACAACGTGCACCACGATCAAGGATAATGAGTCATCTACACCAACTCCAAGTGATAGTTCACATAATGAATCTTcaaatagttcaaaattatcCATGTTGACACCAATCTTGGTAGTAATTAACGTTGTGGGCATTGTTGTACTTTTATATCTAGTGATTTACTACTTCAGAAAAACAAAAAAGCTTAAGAAAATGCTGATGAATAAGGATACAAGATTAATGGAGGTTGATAAAATGGAGATTAGCAAAACTGAGATCACAACAACGCCAACAGAAACCAGGAGCGTCGAATCAAGAAGTTTGGCATCAGAGGTTGAATTAGAGAAAGGAAAATTGATATTCTTAGGTagtgaaataaattttgaattagatGACTTACTGAGAGCTTCAGCAGAAGGTTTGGGAAAAGGAAATTTTGGAAATTGTTACAAGGCAATGTTGGTAGATGGACCAACTGTTGTGGTGAAGCGTTTGAGGGATTTGAAACCTTTAACAAATGATGAATTTGTGAGACAAGTAAGAGCTATTGCTGATATAAAGCATCCAAATTTGTTGCCTATTCTTGGTTATTATCATACAAGGGGTGAGAAGTTGCTTCTCTTGAAATCTGCACCTAACGGAAGCTTATACAACCGCATTCACG GAGGAAAAGGGACGAGAGGTAGGATTCCATTTCGATGGAGCTCAAGATTATCCGTTGCTCGTGGTATTGCTCGAGCATTAGAGCATCTACACCTGAACGCCAGTTCCTCCCAATTCGTTGTTCCCCATGGCAACCTAAAATCCACCAATGTTTTACTCGACGAAAATGATGATGTTCGTGTTGCTGACTTTGGTCTCACTTCCCTTGTTGCACTTCCCATCGCTACTCAACGAATGGTTTCCTATCGATCACCCGAATATCTGGCTTCCAAGAAAGTGTCCAAGAAATCTGATATTTGGAGCTTTGGTTGCCTTCTCCTGGAATTGTTAACAG GTAGAATTTCTTCACATTCTGCTCCACCGGGGGTGACCGGTGCGGATCTGTGCAGTTGGGTTCACAGGGCGGTCCGAGAAGAATGGACGGCTGAGATTTTTGACACGGAAATATCTGTTCAGAGAAGTGCCAACTCAGGAATGTTGAAATTGTTGCAGACTGCTATAAGCTGTTGTGATAAGTCGCCGGAAAAACGGCCGGAGGTTAGCGAACTGTTGAGGGAAGTGGAAAGTATTAATGGGGTGGTACCCGAATCCGAAGACGAAGATGATCTCTCCTTCTCACTGGATCAATCTATGACAGATGACTCCCTAGCAACTGCAACTCCCTCTCgataa
- the LOC101258700 gene encoding uncharacterized CRM domain-containing protein At3g25440, chloroplastic: MRAAEQPVLAAVKIMLAISKRMKNSSIRSWGFIFRPSDINCVSREAPHMFCYSGQSVPNPYLPKATSLMRFLGHSNSSISRNYHQMRLIPKLSREDPALNTLLLPISLSSGSREIVLKFLHARRFSSPSIELNTEKGVVRFRFGQEIGKRGGQTQVKRVVKKFKMSKKAKLNELRFYRLKAKKKMRSPNPEVRIRYKLEKAKRKEAWLIEKLRNFEVPKAPDEPHDPEILTEEEKFYLKRTGEKKKNYAPVGRRGVFGGVVLNMHLHWKKHETVKVVCRPCKPGQIHEYAAELTRLSRGTVIDIKPDNTIIFYRGKNYVQPDVMSPPDTLSKDKALEKYRYEQSLEHTSQFIEKMEKELVEYHEYLAQKRKQENS, translated from the exons ATGAGAGCGGCTGAGCAACCAGTACTTGCTGCCGTGAAGATCATGCTTGCAATAAGCAAACGCATGAAAAACTCTTCCATCAGATCTTGGGGCTTCATTTTCAGGCCTTCCGATATCAATTGCGTCTCAAG GGAAGCTCCTCATATGTTTTGTTACTCTGGACAAAGTGTTCCAAATCCATATTTGCCTAAAGCTACTTCCCTTATGCGTTTTCTTGGTCATAGCAACTCCTCAATTTCCAGAAACTATCACCAAATGAGATTAATTCCTAAATTATCTCGTGAAGATCCTGCACTGAACACTTTGCTATTGCCAATTTCATTAAGTTCTGGATCTCGTGAGATTGTTTTGAAATTCCTTCATGCTAGGCGGTTCTCTAGTCCATCCATAGAGTTGAATACAGAGAAAGGTGTTGTCAGATTTAGATTTGGTCAAGAAATTGGAAAAAGAGGTGGTCAGACACAGGTTAAGCGTGTCGTGAAGAAGTTTAAAATGTCTAAAAAAGcaaaattgaatgaactaagatTTTACCGACTGAAGGCAAAGAAGAAAATGAGATCTCCAAATCCTGAAGTTAGGATCAGATACAAACTTGAGAAG GCAAAACGAAAGGAAGCTTGGTTGATCgagaaattgagaaattttgagGTACCTAAAGCTCCAGATGAACCACATGATCCTGAAATTTTAACTGAAGAGGAGAAGTTTTACTTGAAGCGCACTggtgagaaaaagaaaaattatgcaCCAGTTGGTAGACGAGGAGTATTTGGAGGGGTGGTGTTGAATATGCATCTTCACTGGAAGAAACATGAGACAGTTAAGGTTGTATGCAGGCCTTGCAAGCCTGGGCAGATTCATGAATATGCTGCAGAGCTCACTCGGCTAAGCAGAGGGACTGTTATTGACATTAAGCCAGACAATACCATAATATTTTATCGTGGAAAGAATTATGTTCAACCAGATGTTATGTCTCCTCCAGATACTCTATCTAAAGATAAG GCCTTGGAGAAGTATCGATATGAGCAGTCTTTGGAGCATACTAGTCAATTTATAGAGAAAATGGAGAAAGAATTGGTAGAGTATCATGAATATCTTGCTCAGAagagaaaacaagaaaatagtTGA